From Chryseobacterium sp. IHB B 17019, one genomic window encodes:
- a CDS encoding SusD/RagB family nutrient-binding outer membrane lipoprotein → MKNNKFLVTILAAALSFSATSCSNEFLDVNDNPNAIQAENITPELILPGAITSAYRTQAGTMMQFGNLMMNSWAGNSYTIAGPYSREFSLSSVDNTFYRGIWEGLYPRVANFDQMEKFTNNNHEQDYYIAIAKIMKAYYMQYIVDLYGDAPYSEAFMGQQNTTPKYDNDADIYKNLISKLEEANALINAANTSPDIHVLEPVSDIVFGGDMDKWKALSNTIKLRMLLRMSKVTGDLATYRDAKLQTLSGATFIDEEVTVNPGYSSGSDDKMNPFILNWARNASGQQVSNYAVVVVSEHMANSLEGNVILNDGNYSKFTGLKDPRRTRLFTAVNSVDSNGNNFTGLKGVRQGNVPGQPGVPVNNVNTSKLGTGNFSGGAAIATWLDVIAQNNLRGGVLFSKAESNLLQAEAALRWPSIFSFSPATKFDAAILANATWLGTNTTNAAWTNYINGIATRPGLGWTGTDNQKLEAIMTQKWIALTNINPTEMFIEYNRTGYPFTPMATIAQFPNKPYRLVYPNSEYVANSANVPNISSAQVFVKNQFTPFWNQN, encoded by the coding sequence ATGAAAAATAATAAATTTTTAGTAACAATTCTAGCTGCCGCTTTAAGCTTTAGTGCTACCTCTTGTAGTAATGAATTTTTGGATGTAAATGATAATCCGAATGCAATACAGGCAGAAAATATTACTCCTGAACTTATACTTCCTGGTGCTATCACTAGTGCTTACAGAACACAGGCGGGAACTATGATGCAGTTTGGTAATCTTATGATGAACAGTTGGGCAGGAAATTCATATACAATTGCGGGACCTTATTCTAGAGAATTTAGTTTATCCAGTGTAGATAATACTTTCTATAGAGGAATTTGGGAAGGCTTATATCCAAGGGTTGCCAATTTCGACCAAATGGAGAAATTTACCAATAACAATCATGAGCAAGATTACTATATTGCTATTGCTAAGATTATGAAGGCATATTATATGCAGTATATCGTTGACTTATATGGAGATGCTCCTTATAGCGAGGCTTTCATGGGACAGCAGAATACTACACCTAAATATGATAATGATGCAGATATTTATAAAAATTTAATATCTAAATTGGAAGAAGCTAATGCTTTAATTAATGCAGCTAATACATCGCCGGATATACATGTTTTAGAACCTGTTTCTGATATTGTTTTTGGTGGAGATATGGATAAATGGAAAGCCCTTTCTAATACCATTAAACTTAGAATGTTACTTAGAATGTCTAAAGTAACAGGTGATTTAGCGACATATAGAGACGCAAAATTACAAACTTTATCAGGTGCAACATTTATAGATGAAGAGGTAACAGTCAACCCGGGGTATTCGTCAGGTAGTGATGATAAGATGAATCCATTCATTTTAAACTGGGCTAGAAATGCTTCAGGACAACAAGTGTCAAACTATGCTGTAGTAGTTGTTTCTGAGCATATGGCTAATTCGCTTGAAGGAAATGTTATCTTAAATGATGGTAACTATAGCAAATTTACAGGTCTTAAAGATCCTAGGAGAACAAGACTATTTACAGCAGTAAATTCGGTAGATTCAAATGGTAACAATTTTACTGGATTAAAAGGTGTAAGACAAGGAAATGTACCTGGTCAGCCAGGAGTACCGGTAAATAATGTTAATACTTCAAAATTAGGTACTGGTAATTTTTCAGGTGGGGCTGCTATTGCTACCTGGTTAGATGTAATTGCTCAGAATAACTTAAGAGGTGGTGTTCTTTTCTCTAAAGCTGAAAGTAATTTACTTCAAGCTGAAGCAGCGCTTAGATGGCCTTCAATCTTTAGTTTTTCTCCAGCAACTAAATTTGATGCTGCTATTCTTGCTAATGCAACATGGCTGGGTACAAACACAACTAATGCCGCTTGGACAAACTATATCAATGGTATTGCTACAAGACCAGGATTAGGCTGGACAGGAACTGATAATCAAAAACTTGAGGCAATTATGACTCAAAAATGGATTGCATTGACTAACATTAATCCAACTGAAATGTTCATTGAGTATAACAGAACAGGTTATCCATTCACTCCAATGGCTACCATTGCTCAATTTCCTAATAAGCCTTACAGATTGGTATATCCAAACTCTGAGTATGTGGCAAATTCAGCCAATGTTCCAAACATTTCAAGTGCACAGGTATTTGTGAAAAATCAATTCACTCCTTTCTGGAATCAAAACTAA
- the argS gene encoding arginine--tRNA ligase → MNIKNIIEEKLSEIILNVYQLKGINLEIQENKTEFEGDFTIVTFLLVKQLKKNPESIGVELGEALTEQTDLLESFNVVKGFLNVKIKNHFFIDNFSSVMNDFDTIEKKDSTVMVEYSSPNTNKPLHLGHIRNNLLGFSVAQILKEDGYDVIKTQIINDRGIHICKSMLAWEKYGKGETPDVLETKGDKFVGNYYVKFDQEYKKEIAELVSQGIEEEQAKKEAPLMKEAQKMLLDWENGDEKVRSLWNEMNAWVYKGFNETYSRLGVDFDQVQYESNTYILGKDLIQEGLNKGVLYQKEDGSVWCDLTDEGLDQKLLLRSDGTSVYMTQDLGTAVERFKQNNIQKLIYTVGNEQDYHFQVLFKILGKLGYSWADQLYHLSYGMVELPNGKMKSREGTVVDADDLMQEMYEAAKAKTQELGKLEGLSDEEKHISYEIIGQAALKYFMLKVDPKKKMLFNPAESIDFNGNTGPFILYTYARVQSLLNKASYQYKAVAEIEFNQHEKELIMLLSNYKEIVARSAELLSPALIANYVYDLVKSYNSFYQSNNILKLEDENLKQARLNLSDLTAKTIKKCLHLLGIKTVNRM, encoded by the coding sequence ATGAATATTAAAAATATAATAGAAGAAAAACTTTCAGAAATTATCTTAAATGTCTATCAGTTGAAAGGAATTAATCTGGAAATTCAGGAGAATAAAACTGAATTCGAAGGAGATTTTACCATCGTAACCTTTCTATTGGTGAAACAGTTGAAAAAAAATCCGGAAAGTATTGGTGTTGAGCTGGGAGAAGCCTTGACGGAGCAAACAGATTTATTAGAAAGCTTCAATGTTGTAAAAGGGTTCCTTAATGTAAAAATTAAAAATCATTTTTTTATAGATAATTTTTCATCTGTAATGAATGATTTCGATACAATTGAAAAGAAAGATTCTACGGTAATGGTAGAATATTCTTCCCCAAATACCAATAAGCCACTCCATTTAGGTCATATCAGAAATAATTTATTAGGATTTTCTGTTGCACAGATTCTTAAGGAAGACGGATATGATGTTATTAAAACTCAGATTATTAATGATAGAGGAATTCATATTTGTAAGTCTATGCTGGCTTGGGAAAAATATGGAAAGGGGGAAACTCCGGATGTCCTGGAAACAAAAGGTGATAAATTCGTAGGAAACTATTACGTAAAATTCGATCAGGAATACAAAAAAGAAATTGCTGAACTTGTTTCACAGGGAATCGAAGAAGAGCAGGCAAAAAAAGAAGCTCCTTTGATGAAAGAAGCTCAAAAAATGCTTTTGGATTGGGAAAATGGAGATGAAAAAGTAAGAAGTCTTTGGAACGAAATGAATGCTTGGGTTTACAAAGGGTTCAACGAAACATATAGCAGATTGGGAGTAGATTTTGATCAGGTTCAATATGAAAGCAATACCTATATTTTAGGTAAAGACCTTATTCAGGAAGGCTTGAATAAAGGAGTTTTATATCAAAAAGAAGACGGTTCTGTTTGGTGTGATTTGACGGATGAAGGTTTGGATCAGAAATTATTATTACGTTCAGACGGTACTTCGGTGTATATGACCCAGGATTTGGGAACCGCGGTAGAACGTTTTAAACAAAATAATATTCAAAAGTTAATTTATACCGTTGGAAACGAACAGGATTATCACTTCCAGGTTTTATTTAAAATTTTAGGAAAGCTCGGGTATTCATGGGCAGATCAATTATACCACTTATCTTACGGAATGGTGGAGCTTCCAAACGGAAAAATGAAATCCCGTGAAGGAACTGTGGTGGATGCTGATGATTTGATGCAGGAAATGTACGAAGCGGCAAAAGCTAAAACTCAGGAACTTGGTAAGCTTGAAGGTCTTTCAGACGAAGAAAAACATATTTCATACGAAATAATTGGCCAGGCTGCATTGAAATATTTTATGCTGAAAGTTGATCCTAAGAAGAAAATGTTATTCAATCCGGCCGAAAGTATTGATTTCAATGGTAATACAGGACCCTTTATTCTTTACACTTATGCCAGAGTTCAATCTTTATTAAATAAAGCAAGTTACCAATATAAAGCAGTTGCCGAAATCGAGTTCAATCAACATGAAAAAGAGCTGATTATGCTGTTGTCAAATTATAAAGAGATCGTTGCAAGATCTGCGGAATTATTAAGTCCGGCTTTGATCGCCAACTACGTCTATGATTTGGTGAAATCTTATAATTCTTTTTATCAGAGCAATAATATTTTAAAGCTTGAGGATGAAAATTTAAAGCAGGCACGTTTGAATTTATCAGACCTTACTGCAAAAACAATAAAAAAATGTTTACATCTTTTAGGAATAAAAACAGTAAACAGAATGTAA
- a CDS encoding SusD/RagB family nutrient-binding outer membrane lipoprotein, which produces MKKILSILTISSLAMLSCVNGDDDFNNNRSQPYEVPAEPLLTNAQKELMDQMETPSVNLNVFRFFQHYLATTIYRNDARFNFTGTRKVPDNMWLALYTDVLGSLNQAKKIIPSEVKPPQIPQATWDKQQANKLAIINLLEVYTYQVLVDSFGNVPYSEAAKPETFVLPKYDDAKTIYSDLINRLNSAVATLDPAYGSFATGDNIYNGNVADWIIVANSLKLKIGINLADVNPTLAKQTVESAFAGGVMLTNSQNSLFKYDATSPNFNRLYAEVIASNRNDFVAEEGIVDVMNSLNDPRRPFYFTTVNGSYVGGTVGLTNNYADNSHIGNSLLAPNKPGLLFDASEVNFYLAEASARGYNVGGTAQQYYEDAIKRSLEQWGVAPADITTYLANPSVAFSPANWKQSIGQQAWIAMFNRGFESWNFFRRLDYPALTAPNAVAAAAGKVPTRLTYPINEQTVNGANWGQASSAIGGDKLTTKVFWDVN; this is translated from the coding sequence ATGAAAAAGATATTATCAATACTTACAATAAGTTCATTAGCTATGTTGAGTTGTGTCAACGGAGATGATGATTTTAATAATAATCGAAGCCAGCCATATGAAGTTCCTGCAGAGCCACTTTTGACAAATGCTCAAAAAGAGCTAATGGATCAAATGGAAACGCCAAGTGTTAACTTGAACGTATTCAGGTTCTTCCAGCATTACTTGGCTACAACAATATATAGAAATGATGCACGTTTCAACTTTACAGGTACAAGAAAAGTGCCTGATAATATGTGGCTTGCATTGTATACTGATGTGCTGGGAAGCTTAAATCAGGCAAAGAAAATAATTCCATCAGAAGTAAAGCCTCCTCAAATTCCACAGGCTACATGGGATAAACAACAAGCTAATAAATTAGCAATTATTAATTTACTGGAAGTTTATACTTATCAAGTTTTAGTCGATAGTTTTGGAAATGTTCCATATTCTGAGGCTGCAAAACCTGAAACATTTGTTCTTCCGAAATATGATGATGCAAAAACTATTTATTCTGATTTAATTAACAGATTAAATTCTGCCGTAGCAACATTAGATCCCGCATATGGTAGTTTTGCCACAGGAGATAATATTTATAATGGTAATGTTGCAGACTGGATCATTGTTGCAAATAGTTTAAAACTTAAAATAGGTATCAACCTTGCTGATGTTAATCCTACTTTAGCAAAACAAACCGTTGAGTCTGCATTTGCCGGAGGGGTAATGCTTACCAATTCGCAAAACTCATTATTTAAATATGATGCAACATCCCCGAATTTCAACAGATTATATGCGGAAGTAATTGCCAGTAACAGAAATGATTTTGTTGCAGAAGAGGGTATTGTAGATGTGATGAATAGCTTGAATGATCCAAGAAGACCATTTTATTTCACCACAGTTAATGGGAGTTATGTAGGAGGTACAGTAGGATTGACTAATAACTATGCTGATAATTCACATATTGGTAATAGCTTATTGGCTCCAAATAAACCAGGACTATTATTTGATGCTTCAGAAGTTAATTTCTATTTAGCAGAAGCATCTGCAAGAGGTTATAACGTTGGAGGTACGGCACAGCAATACTATGAAGACGCTATCAAAAGATCATTGGAGCAATGGGGTGTAGCGCCTGCAGATATTACAACTTATTTAGCAAATCCTAGTGTTGCATTCTCTCCTGCCAATTGGAAACAAAGCATTGGGCAACAAGCTTGGATTGCCATGTTCAACAGAGGATTTGAATCTTGGAATTTCTTCCGAAGACTTGACTATCCAGCATTGACAGCTCCTAATGCTGTGGCTGCTGCGGCAGGTAAAGTCCCTACAAGATTGACTTATCCTATTAATGAGCAAACAGTTAACGGAGCAAATTGGGGTCAGGCGTCATCTGCTATTGGTGGTGACAAACTGACAACAAAAGTATTCTGGGACGTAAATTAA
- a CDS encoding SusC/RagA family TonB-linked outer membrane protein — translation MKKLTAGVLTLVLSSSLAVANAQQTKDTIKTQDIEGVVVTALGIKREKKSLGYSSQTLDAEKINSVPTNNFVNNLSGKVAGMEIKNNGNFGGSSNIVLRGTKSITGDNQALIVLDGVPIISGNLNSGDASRGRDGFDFGNATADIDPNNIESINVLKGAAATALYGSMAANGAVIITTKKGKKSKTLGLSLSSTVSVGEMDKKTFPKYQNLYGGGYGGEDSFLTGDVNGDGIDDIISSTADDASYGPAFNPNLLVYQWDAFVPGDPNYGKATPWVAPKNNPTKFFQKSLSFVNSFNLNGGDELNTYNLTVTNNYETGIMPNSRLNKNMLSGSYSRKFADNFTARTFLTFNDQTTIGRNSVGYGDNILTGFRQWYPLNVDILQLRDTYFRTRQNYTWNMNNALGGDLSPAFWNNPYWDRYENFSSDDKTRLIAGAELSYDVTSKFNILGRATIDYTNSKQEIRKAVGSHAEEFGLSQADETSGYWVFDDTIMRQTYDLIGRYTWNISDKMNALFVAGGQFMDQHQRSMENSTTGGLIIPGLYTIGNSRAYFPPIETDIKGQKAGIYAQASFDYDKFLFLEGTIRNDTSSALPKANRNYTYFSLGSSFIFSEFIKTNWLSFGKVRLSYAEVGNDMAFGRPGFFANRGTVSGLPMADINTTYVDFEALKPERQKSWEVGLEASMFKRRVSLDVSLYKTNTQDLLFSVPQSPSSTYSFSLINAGETENKGIEVALGLVPLKSKDFQWDINLNWAKNRNMVIALRQGRDNLQLASFQETTLNATVGEAYGTFRGTGFVYDANGNKVVDEDGHYLTVSDKVLGNIQPDWIGGVYNTFKYKNFSLGFLIDVKKGGSVYSLDQSYGSFTGMYEYTAGLNDLGNPIRNSLANGGGIILPGVKEDGTPNDVRVDASFAGGAYGTDAGLPQEAFIYDASYVKLREAKISYSLPADLLRNTFIKGATFSLLGQNLWIIHKNLPDADPEAGTSSGNIQGFQSGVMPTTRIYSFNVKLDF, via the coding sequence ATGAAGAAATTAACAGCGGGTGTACTTACCTTGGTACTATCCTCATCCCTAGCTGTTGCTAATGCACAACAGACAAAGGATACCATCAAAACACAAGATATTGAAGGTGTTGTAGTAACAGCACTAGGTATTAAGAGAGAAAAAAAATCTCTAGGTTATTCATCACAAACTTTAGATGCCGAAAAAATAAACTCAGTTCCTACAAATAACTTTGTTAATAACCTTTCGGGTAAAGTTGCCGGTATGGAAATTAAGAATAACGGGAACTTCGGTGGATCCAGTAATATTGTTTTAAGAGGAACAAAGAGTATTACCGGTGACAACCAGGCATTAATAGTACTTGATGGTGTACCAATTATAAGTGGAAACCTAAACTCGGGTGACGCCTCGAGAGGTCGTGACGGATTTGACTTTGGTAACGCTACAGCAGATATTGACCCGAACAACATTGAGTCAATAAACGTACTTAAAGGTGCTGCAGCTACTGCATTATACGGAAGTATGGCGGCAAATGGAGCGGTAATTATTACAACTAAAAAAGGTAAGAAAAGTAAAACTCTCGGGCTTTCATTAAGTTCTACTGTTTCAGTAGGAGAAATGGATAAAAAAACCTTCCCTAAATATCAGAATCTATACGGAGGAGGATATGGCGGAGAAGATAGTTTTTTAACCGGAGATGTAAATGGAGATGGTATCGATGATATTATTTCTTCAACGGCAGACGATGCTTCTTATGGTCCTGCTTTTAACCCTAACTTGTTGGTTTATCAATGGGATGCATTTGTACCGGGTGATCCAAATTATGGTAAAGCAACTCCGTGGGTAGCTCCTAAAAATAACCCAACCAAATTTTTCCAAAAATCACTTTCATTTGTTAATAGTTTTAATTTAAATGGAGGAGATGAGCTAAATACCTATAACTTAACGGTTACCAATAACTATGAGACAGGTATAATGCCTAACAGTAGATTGAATAAAAATATGTTAAGCGGTAGCTACAGCAGAAAGTTTGCAGATAATTTTACAGCTCGTACATTTTTAACATTCAATGATCAAACTACAATCGGAAGAAACTCCGTGGGGTATGGAGATAATATTTTAACTGGTTTCAGACAATGGTATCCATTAAATGTTGACATCTTACAGCTAAGAGATACTTATTTTAGAACAAGACAAAACTATACCTGGAATATGAATAATGCTCTGGGTGGAGACTTGTCTCCTGCTTTCTGGAATAACCCATATTGGGACAGATATGAGAATTTTTCTTCCGATGATAAAACCAGGTTAATAGCAGGTGCAGAATTATCTTATGATGTTACCAGCAAATTCAACATCTTAGGAAGAGCGACCATTGACTATACAAATAGTAAGCAGGAAATCAGAAAGGCAGTAGGTAGCCATGCTGAAGAGTTCGGATTGTCACAAGCTGATGAAACTTCTGGATACTGGGTGTTTGATGATACTATCATGAGACAGACTTATGATTTAATCGGGCGATATACATGGAATATTTCTGACAAAATGAATGCTTTATTTGTTGCGGGAGGACAATTCATGGATCAGCACCAAAGAAGTATGGAAAACTCTACCACAGGAGGATTGATCATTCCAGGGTTATATACTATTGGAAATTCAAGAGCATACTTTCCACCGATAGAAACTGATATTAAAGGTCAAAAGGCAGGTATTTATGCCCAGGCATCATTTGATTATGATAAATTTTTATTCTTAGAAGGTACCATCCGTAATGATACATCTTCTGCTTTACCTAAAGCGAATAGAAATTACACCTATTTCTCCTTAGGTTCAAGTTTTATTTTCTCTGAGTTTATTAAAACTAATTGGTTAAGTTTTGGAAAAGTAAGATTGAGCTATGCAGAAGTGGGGAACGATATGGCTTTCGGAAGACCTGGATTCTTTGCTAATAGAGGAACTGTAAGTGGGCTTCCTATGGCAGATATTAACACTACATATGTAGATTTTGAGGCTTTAAAGCCAGAAAGACAAAAAAGCTGGGAAGTTGGTTTGGAAGCATCAATGTTCAAGAGAAGAGTCTCTTTAGATGTTTCATTATATAAAACAAATACTCAAGATTTATTATTCAGTGTTCCACAATCACCATCTTCAACATATAGTTTCTCTTTAATTAATGCAGGGGAAACTGAAAATAAAGGTATTGAAGTAGCTTTAGGATTAGTACCATTAAAAAGTAAAGACTTCCAATGGGATATCAACTTAAACTGGGCTAAGAACAGAAATATGGTTATTGCTTTAAGACAAGGAAGAGATAATTTACAATTAGCAAGCTTCCAGGAAACTACTCTTAATGCTACTGTAGGGGAAGCTTACGGAACATTCAGGGGAACTGGGTTTGTTTATGATGCAAACGGAAATAAAGTTGTAGATGAAGACGGACATTATTTGACAGTGTCAGATAAAGTTTTAGGAAATATTCAGCCAGACTGGATAGGAGGTGTTTATAATACTTTCAAATATAAAAATTTCTCTCTAGGTTTCTTGATTGATGTGAAAAAAGGCGGTAGTGTATATTCACTTGACCAATCTTACGGAAGTTTTACTGGTATGTATGAATACACAGCTGGGTTAAATGATTTAGGAAATCCTATCAGAAACTCACTTGCAAACGGAGGAGGTATAATTTTACCAGGTGTTAAAGAGGACGGTACTCCAAATGATGTTAGAGTTGATGCATCTTTTGCAGGAGGAGCCTATGGAACAGATGCAGGCTTGCCTCAGGAAGCATTTATTTATGATGCATCATATGTGAAATTACGTGAAGCAAAAATTTCCTATAGTTTACCAGCTGACTTGTTGAGAAATACCTTTATTAAAGGAGCTACTTTCAGTTTGCTTGGCCAAAACTTATGGATTATTCATAAAAACCTTCCGGATGCAGATCCTGAAGCAGGTACATCTTCCGGAAACATTCAGGGATTCCAGTCAGGAGTTATGCCAACTACACGTATTTACTCATTCAATGTTAAATTAGATTTCTAA